The window TCCGTCGCACGGAGCGAGAGCACGATCGGCCCAATGCGCTGTATTGGGGGCACTCCGAAATGATGCTTTACGGCGAGTTCGCGCATCGCAAGCATGCGGAACGATGGGCGCGTTCGCTGCGCGCGTCGGAAAATCCTCGCAATACCCGCACCCTGCGGCGTGCCCGCGCTAACGAGCAGGCCGAACGGGAAATCGCCGGTCAGGAGTGATCGACCCGTAAACCCCTTGCTCAGCAGACGCACAGCGGTGCTGTGCGGCGTTTTCATCGCCGGTCTCGCCTTGGCGCGCCGCTGCGACAAGAGGGAACACCAAGGGCGCTGCCCTTCCGTTCCCGAACGACAATCGGTCGCCCGTGTAATCCGCCAAGCGCGGCACCCGACATCCTGACGGTATCGGCCGCGCTAGGGCGGCTCGCCCGCGCCAGCGACAGATTCTCGCTCTCCCTCCCCATCCCGTTCCTCGCCGGAACGGCAGGGTTGCCCGGCCCCACGGCCTTGCAGCCCATGCCAGATGAAAGGAAAGCGACATGCAGACCCCCGACCAGACCGAGACTATCCGCCGATTGAACGATGCGGCGCGTGCGATGCCTGGCGTTACCTGCCTTGCCAGTGCCACCCTCGGCTTTCAGGCCCTCCCCGCCGATGACCGTTCCGCCGCATTGGCGTTGATAGCGGGGTTCTCGAAATTCGACGACAACAATGACCCTTATGGTGAGCATGATTTCGGGGCGATTTTCCGTCTTGGATCGGGCGTCTGGACCCAAGATCGGCCCGAGGCCGATGAGGCGATTGCGATGACGGTTTTCTGGAAGATCGACTATTATGAGCCAAATCTGGCTTTTGGCAGCGATGCACCTTGGGATGAGCAACGCACCAAGCGCGTGCTGACGATTATGTTATCTAATGAATACTGAAACTTATGCCTTTTGTTGCGCTGCCGGGAGATGGTTAAAATCTTCCGGCTGCGCAACCGTTAAGCCAAGTGATTTGTTGAGGAATCACGACAAGAAGAGTAACGTTATCGGGGAAGGATGAGCGGGGATGGCGCAGATCGATCTTGAGGTATTTCGCGAGCATGTTCGGCGCATGGACTTCGAGCGTGGCACGCCTGAGCAGATTGCGTTCTGGCGGGAAGACATCGCCGACGCACGCGCCAATCTGGTTATCGAGAACATGGCCCCAACCGATGAGGATGATGCCATGTTCGCCATAATGCTCGACGAGGGCGTTCCGCCCTCGCTGATGGCCTCGATCATTCTCGGCCTCTACACGCCGGGAACGCACTCTGTTGCAGGCTGACGGTGGCCGACGACCCCTATACCTATCCTGACACCGACATCCTGCGGAACCGGCTTGGGATTACCGACGATGCCTTGCTCAACGAAGCAGAGCGCCGGTTGACGCTCGCGCGCGGCGCACACGCCGCGCGTCTTGTCTTTCCTGGTACGGCAGAAGGATACCGTGCCCTTCACCAGCACCTGTTCCAAGACCTGTATGACTGGGCAGGCGAGGACCGCACCGTCAGCATCGCCAAAGGCGGTTCCAGCTTTGCCGCGCCGCCCTACATCGCCCGCGAGCTGGATAAGCTGTTTGCAGACATGGCCGCGAGGAATGGATTCCGTGGTCTTGCCCGCGACGAGTTTTTCGACAGCCTTGGCAATCACATCAACGAACTCAATGCCATTCATCCATTCCGCGAAGGCAATGGGCGCACGATGCGCCACCATGCGGTCCAGATCGCGCGGGAGGCTGGCCACCCCATTCGTATCGCATCAATCGACAAGACGCTGTGGATGGACGCCTCGCGTCATGGCTTTCTGACCGGCGATCACCGCCCCATGACATCGGTTCTTGCGGCGGCTGCCGTTCAGCGGGAGGCCGCGCCAGAAGCGCGTATCGGTGCCCACGGTATCGCGTTGCTGCCCCAGCGAGCGCCGCCAGCGGGACAGCGGTATCGCATGACTCTGAATAAGGTCCGTGAGGAGCTTGAGCGGTATCTTCCTGCTGCCCGACAGCAAGCAGACGAACGCTTGCGCGCGCTGGCCGGACAGGACGCGGCGCCTGAAAAGATCGTCGCCGCGCGCACCGAACTTGCCTACGTCCGGCACGCCAAAGGTCCGGTCTATCAGTCGCACCTTCTGACCTATCTTGGTGTCCGCCAGGTCGATGCGGTCATTTCAGCCGAGCAGACGCCGCTGGAGCGCGTGCGAGAGATTGGGGCGGCTCTTGGGGTCCAGATCAATGGACAGCAGTCTGTGCAGCTTCAGCGGGCCGTCCGTGCGCTGGAGCGCCCGATCCTGCCCCCCGGTCATGCGCCAGGACAAGAACGCCTTGCCGCCACATTCCTGAAAAACTCGGCCGAAGGAAATCTGGCCGATACCCGACTGGCGGCAGCGCAAGGCATCGTTGACGCCGCCATGCAGACCGCTCGCGAGCGCGGGGAGAGCGCGAGGATGGTCACATCCATCGGTGAATCGACGCGCCAGCTTGTGGCGGAGCGTATCAGGAGCGGGAGCGCGCTGGACGCCGACCTTGGCAGTGGGCCTGCTCCCACCCCACCACCGAAGGATCGCAGCCGCTAGTCTGGCTATCGAACAGGCTTGTCAGAGCTGGCCGGTGGATGTCAGACTGCCCCCATGCGTTATCCGGGAACCGTTATTTTCGCTCCAGAGAAATGGTTCATCGTTGTCTCCCATGACGAGGGCTTTACCCTCATCGAGATGGATGAGGACGAAACCGGTATCGTCACAGGTGATGTGCTGTACGCAAAATCTTGGCTCGGAGACGGCTCAAAGTCTTTGTCCTGCGGGAACGTCATTCACCGGGGCCAATTTTGGGGATCGTATGATACCCGCACAGCTGCCATGCGAAAGGCCCTGCAATTCGTGACAAAGCAGGATTGAGCGGCCTACCGTTCATTCCTTCGCGTTGGGAAAACAGGACCGCGCACCGTCATCCGCTCAGCGTCATAGGGCTTCTGCAGGGCCACGATGTCGTCGTAGGTGCCATGCAGCCAGGTATCGATGTCCGCTGGTTCCAATATCGTGACCATCGCCTTGGGATGGATCGGGGCAACTAGGCTGTTCGGCTCACACGTAACCATCGTAAAGCCGTTACCTATCGCCGTCGGTTGCC of the Sphingobium sp. WTD-1 genome contains:
- a CDS encoding DUF3768 domain-containing protein is translated as MQTPDQTETIRRLNDAARAMPGVTCLASATLGFQALPADDRSAALALIAGFSKFDDNNDPYGEHDFGAIFRLGSGVWTQDRPEADEAIAMTVFWKIDYYEPNLAFGSDAPWDEQRTKRVLTIMLSNEY
- a CDS encoding Fic family protein; the protein is MADDPYTYPDTDILRNRLGITDDALLNEAERRLTLARGAHAARLVFPGTAEGYRALHQHLFQDLYDWAGEDRTVSIAKGGSSFAAPPYIARELDKLFADMAARNGFRGLARDEFFDSLGNHINELNAIHPFREGNGRTMRHHAVQIAREAGHPIRIASIDKTLWMDASRHGFLTGDHRPMTSVLAAAAVQREAAPEARIGAHGIALLPQRAPPAGQRYRMTLNKVREELERYLPAARQQADERLRALAGQDAAPEKIVAARTELAYVRHAKGPVYQSHLLTYLGVRQVDAVISAEQTPLERVREIGAALGVQINGQQSVQLQRAVRALERPILPPGHAPGQERLAATFLKNSAEGNLADTRLAAAQGIVDAAMQTARERGESARMVTSIGESTRQLVAERIRSGSALDADLGSGPAPTPPPKDRSR